DNA from Pseudomonas mendocina:
GTGCAAATGCAGGCAGGTGCTCAGAAGCCCGCCTGCCAAGGATTCCACCACCAGTAGCCTCAACTGCGACGACTCATGCACGGCAGCGTTTTCAGAATGTGAAACTCGTTTCACCTATGCGCTCTCATCAGCAACCGGGGGCGTTGCAGCGCCCCAGGCAAAGTCCCGCCATGATACTCCTTGCTCTGCCATAACCAACCGAGCAAACCTGAGTGCTCCATCGATAAAACGCCACCACCGGTTAGAATTCCAACTTCATCAGGCCTTGCAGAACCCGCCCCATGATCCAGTTCCTCCGCTATCTGCTGTTGATGTGCCTGATATGTTCATGGCCCGCCCAGGCCAGCACGCTGATGCTCAAGGCCCAGGCGACCAATACCAACGGTTATCTGGAGCGGCTCACTGACCCAACTGGCGCACTGGACGCGGCAAACGCACTGGCATCCAGCGACTGGATCGAACTGCCAGGCCCCCTGAACGCCGGTTTCACCTATGACGTCATCTGGTTGAAATTGCAGATACAGGCTGAACAGGCTGCGCCAACGGCCTGGATGCTGTCATTGAGCAACGCGCTGCTCGACGAAGTGACGCTGTATGACCTCAGCCAGGATGGCACGATCCGAGAACGGCATAGCGGCGAGACGCTGGATCGGACGTTGTGGCCAGTGAACTACCGCACGGCCTCCTTCCCCATCAGCCTCGAGAATGGCGAGCCTCATACCCTGCTGCTGCGCCTGAAGACCAAGAACGCGATGTCCGTCAGCGCGCGCCTGATGCCGGAATCGCAGTTCCACCAGCAGGCACGCAACGAATACCTGGGCCTCGGCCTGTACTTTGGTATCTATCTGGCGCTGATCGTGTTCCACAGCGTGTTCTGGCGCATGACGAACGCCCCCGAGAGCGGTTGGTATCTGATCTATGTCTCGTGCTGCTTTTTGATCGAGAGTTTCAGCACCGGGCTGATTCAGCAGGCTACGGGCCTTCCGGTAGCCTGGAGCGACCGCATGCTGGGCTGCATCATGGCGGCCAGCCTGCCGATCGGCTTCATATTCGCCCAGCGCCAGCTGCAGATCAGCGAATTTGCCGGCCTGCGGCGTATCCTCACCGGCATCTGCCTAGTCGTCAGCGCACTGGCGGCAACCACCATCCTGTTCGGCCATTACCAGATCGGCGCTCCGCTGACCCAGGTGTTCTCGTTACTGAACATCGCACTGCTCATCAGCACGGCGCTGTGGCTACTGCTCAAGGGGCAAAAATCCGCGCGCGTGTTCCTGCTGGTGTTCGGCATCTACTACGCGGGCGTCATCATCAGTTTCATGCGCAATCTGGGCGTGATTCCCACCACCTTCATGACCGACAATGCCGTGGCCATCGGCACCTTGCTGCATATGGCACTGATGAGCATGCGCATCATCCATCACTACCGCACGCTCGAAGAGGACAAACGCCGCGCTCAACTCGACTTCAAACTGTTGCTGCAGGAACACAACAGCAACCTGGAACAGCAGATCGTCGAACGCACTCAGGAACTGCGTGAAGAAATCAGCCGACGCACGCTGCTGGAAGGCGAACTCCGCGAAACCCTGCAACAAGAGAAACGAACGCGAGAAGAACAACGCGACTTCGTGGCCATGGTCTCGCACGAATTCCGAACCCCACTAGCCATCATCTCGACGTCGGCCCAGCAGATTTCCCGCAATCTGTCCGCTGCGCCCGAGCGTAACGAGAAGCGCTGCAAGAACATCCGAGAAGCCTCGTCGCGTCTACTCACCCTAGTCGATCACTACCTGAGCCACGATCGCATGGAGGGTACCACCGCCATCCAGTGCGATACGGATCACGCCCTGCAGCCGCTGATGGAAAGAAGCAGTGCGGATCTTCCAACTGGCCGGATCGTCATTCGCAACCTCAGTGCTCAAGACGCGATCCGTTGCGATGACAGCCTGATCAAGATCGCCCTGCGCAACCTTCTCGCCAACGCCGACCGCCATGCGCCAGCCGGCAGCGCCATCGAACTGCGACTGAGTGACCGCCCAGGTTTTCTCGACATCCAGATCAGCAACGAAGGCCCTGCGATTCCGGAAGACCAGTCCAGGCTGCTATTCCAGAAATACTTTCGCGGCAGCCAGGCCCAACACAGCCCCGGCGCTGGCCTAGGCCTGCACCTGGCGAAGCGGATCATAGAGCTGCATGGTGGCGATATCTGCCTGGAGAGTCGTGGCGAAGAAACGCCCATCTGTTTCCGCCTGAGCCTGCCACTTGGCACCGCCGCAGCTCCAGCCGTGTGAACGTTGCTGAGCAGCCGTTCCCCCCAATCGGCGACTCCTGTCCAGAGCATTTGAAGGTGTCTTGTGGCCAGCGAGAAGTGAGGCACTCGGCATGCACACCCGGAAGGCAGCCATCCGCGAACCCTTGACCCTAGACTCAACGATGATCAGGCCTTGGAAGCCGTAGCCTGACGCTGATACTTCGGGTTGAAAAATCCGCAATACAAAAAAGCCCGGTCATCTCTGACCAGGCTTTCATGCGAGAGTATTTGGATCGGGACGAAGGATTCGGGAACGCTGCTCCTCCCATTGCGTCGGCGTTTTTACTTAAGTACCCCCAGCAGTTTCCATAAACGTCTGGACTCGGCATCAGCGCTGATCAACTCGTCCAGCAGTTCGCCAAGAGGCTGGTTGCCCCACTCCACGGCCCGGCGAATGACGTAGGGGACGGGACTGTGCGGCTCGGTTCTGGCCAGGTAGTCGGCGATCTGTGCCAGCTGTCGGTAAGCCTGCTCGCGGCTGCTGGGCGCGCCCACTGCAGGCAAGGCGGTGGAAGAGGGTTCGGCTGTCGGCTCGTCCATGACAGCATCGCTCTCTGGCTCGGATGACGGGATCTGCTCTGACATCGGAACGAACTCCTCAAGCTGAACACGCAGGCTGGTCAATGTCTGGCGCAGGGGGCCAAAGCTGGGAGCCAGATCGGCCAGCCACCCCTCACTCCAGTTGTCCAGCCGTTCGAGAGCCGCGAGAGCCGCTCTCAGGTCAGCGTCGGCAGCGACATAGTGGCTTACAGGTATCTGCCTGAGTTTTTCATGCAGCTTGCGATACTCCAGTCGGGCTGACTCGGCGGCGATCTTGTCCTGCTTGCTATCGCTCGCCTGTACTTGGCGCTGCTGCAATTGCAACCATTCGTGCAGCGTGACATGCGCAAACTCTTCAGCATCGATACCGAAGAGCGGGATCTGCGTCAGGAGCGTGGAGCGGTATTGGCGGATCATCCATTCCAGTGGGAAGACACGCCAGGAACGATCATCGTCCTCGGGTTGCGGATGTAGATCATCCGGAAAGCGCTCGCACAGCCCCACCAGCAACTCCATTGCCGAACGCACACCTGCAAGTCCGTGCCGACGTATCCAGGCTTCGCCCAACCAAACGGCAATCATCAGATCCTTGCTGCGCTCGCGCAGCAGATCGCCTGCAAGCTGCTCCAACGCGGCCCAATCGCCACGCTTGAGGTCGCTTTGCCAGACGCCGGTCGGCAAGCTGGCGTCATCCTCGCGGCGTAGCTCCCGTAGACGATCCCACGCGCCTTCATAACGCAAGCTGGGGCCACAAATGGCATCGCCTGGGATGGGCTCCAGATACTGTCCGATCGAGACGCTGGTCATGGCGTAATCTCCGCACTTTGCAGCGCCTGCAACTGGAAATTGGTGAATGGCGAACCGGGTGCAACGACCGGCAGAGGCTGAATCGATAGAGGCAGCTTGCTGCCCTGGCTGAGCAGTGACAGGCCGATGAACATCTGAGCCTGCGGACTGGCATCCAGGGCACCCCGTACGGGAACCTGCAAGGTCAGAGGAAAGTCCGTGTAGTCCATGTTCGGCAAACGTTGCGGTACCACATGTGAACGCATCATACGCAGCAGCGCCCATGGACCACGGTATTCCCAGCCCGCCTCCAGGCCATTGACGGCCATGCTCGGTTGCAGGGGATCGATCGACGGCCGCTGGCTGCTGTCGCGGGCCCAGCGCAACACGAGTTGCAGCGGGTCTCCGACATTCCAGCGCAGACGCTGACCGGCCTCACCAGGGTGAGCAATCTGCTGGCCTGCGCCATTCAATGTCCAGGCGATCACCTGATCAGCCCCCCGCTCCTCTTCACGATCCGTTCGCCAGCGGACTTCGAGTTCCACACCGATGGTTCCTGACGGGTCGCGTATGAACATCGGCCCGAGCCAGGTTCTGGCCTGTTTCATCCGGGAAAGGAAGTCTTCTGCGGCCAGCCGACTGCCTGGCGGCGCCAAAACCAGTCCCTTCTCGGCCGCATCCAGATGGGTATCGATCAATTCCAGCAGGTGTTTGACACGCGCTGGATCAGCATCGCCACTTTCCAGGCTGTAGGAGAATGGGAAGCGCCCCGCCAGGTACTGGTTGAAGTAGTCCACCAGTGCATTCCAGGCTTTTGCGGCGTCCTGCATCTGCAATTGGTTGCAGCGCTGGCGTACCTGCTCGGTAATGCTCCGGGTATAACGGGCAAGATCTCCATCGTTCTGTGGCAGGCTGGCGGTCGACAGCACCTGCTGGCAATTGCCAAGATCTATTTCCACCAGATCTCGGCTCACTAGTTGCTCGAACAATGCCGGTGAGCTGCTCGGGTTCTGCGCCTTGTACTTCTGCATCTCATCGCTTATCGAGCCAAGCCTCGATACTTTCTCCTGCAGGGGCAATGGCAGATCCGCCTGCATCCTCAACCACGTCAGCTCTGGCCTCACTTTGTCGGTGCTGGCACTGATTTCCACAAACTGTCGGGCCAGAGATGATTTCAGATCCTGGACGTCAGTGGCGCGAAACAGCCTGAGTCCCAGATTGGGCTTACCGTCCCACTCGGAAATTGGGTAGCGCTTGATGAATAGCGGCAAGGTGTCGATATCCGTCAGAACCGCGTCGACGTCGACCATCGCACGCAAGGTCAGTTGGGATTGCAACGTACTGGCCAGATCGGCACGACCAAGGGCCTTGAGTGCCTGGATCACCTGCATGGCCTGTTCGACGGAGACATTGAACCTGCTCTGTGCAGAGCCGTAGTTGTAACCTGCTGGGGAGGCGGTCAGTTCCGACCACATCGCCAGTGCTGCGGCCTGCTCCGCGGCCTTGAGCATACCCGCGCGATAATCCGGCGCTATTTGCGCCAGCTCTTGTGTCACGAAGCTCTGATAGCTCTGCTGGTAGACCAACGCCTGAGTCATTTGCTGCTCGGTCACGTTGCCGAGGGCCCGGGAATCGATGGCGCCATCGGGGCGGCGCATCGCGCTCACGGCAAAATCGCGCTTGAGCAGATCACCAATGCTCCTCGACAGCTTGCTGATGTGCTCTTGCAGCACCAGCGTTCCACCGGCCTGGCGCTGCAGCAGGTTATCGCGGCTCGCAGCCCCTTCGATCCATTGGCTATGGAAGCTTCTGCGTAACTGCTCGGCCTCGAGGGTGACGGAAGCCTCTATGTTTGGCCCCAGGAGCCGGCTCTGCTTCACGTCATTCATCAGGTCGCGAAAACCCGGCACCAACTCCTCACTACTGCCATGGCTCCAGGCAGAGTTGGTGAGGACGATCAGATCCTCAAGATGAGCGATCAGGCCGTTGATTTCCTCAAGCTTGTTCAGCGAGGTATCCCGACCGTATTCCAGATCGTTCAAGTGTCTCTTGAGATAACCGGCAGGGGTGACGAAGTTACCCGCCAGAAAGTACTGCGCCAGCCAGAACTTCATCAGCGCCTGGAACTGCCCGGATAGCTGCTTGCGATTGGGCTCCAGATCCACAGGACGCAGGGCGGGTGCAGCCAGGTTACGCAGGGCCTGGTCATAAAAGGCTCGCTTGGGCAGGCTGGAGGGGTCGAGACTCAGCCCCAGCGCATCGTTGCTCAGTTGGGACAGCGGCTCGATGACGCCCTCCTGGCCGATAAGGGCATCGTTGAGCAGGCGATTGTGTCGCTCCAGGCTGACCACCCCCTCAGCCAGGGTGCGAGCCTTCACGTACGTGGGCCATTGATCCGGCTGAGCACTCTCGACATCAGGGCGCCGTTGCTCATTGCGGATCGTCAATAACGTCCTCAATTGGTAATCCTGCAGTTGCTGTAACGGCACCAAGGCCTCGCGGCGAGCCATGCTGCGCAACAACTGATCCATCTGGGTATCTAGCGAAGAACCCCAGGACGAGGGATAGACCAGCGATGAAAAATGCCAGCGAGGTGATTGCTGCAACAACGTCCAGAAGGCCTGAACGTTGAGCCGCGCCTGCTCCTGGCGACGCTCGGGTGCACGCAGACTGACATGTCCGGCATGCGTCGCCTGCAATAGGCGGCTCAGTTCACGCGCATCCTGCTGTCGTCCCTGCCATACCCACAGCATGCCCACCAGCCAGCAAAGGCCAAGCACTACCGCAACGCCCCCCACCGTTTTCTGCCAGCGCTGACGCAGGCGCAGAACTCGCGGCAGGGCCTGTGCCAACCCCTGTTCGGACAGAAATCGCTGCCGCCAGAGCATCTGCGTGAACACTCCCTGCCTCGCCGGCAGTTCATCGGGGTAAAGCTGCGCAGGATTCGATTCTGTGCGTGCCTGGGAAGCCCCCAGATAAAGGCCTCGAATCCTGGGGGCCTCGCCATGAGTGCTGCCCTGGAAAACCGGCTCCAACAGGGTGCGCAGATTGCCCTTGAGCGCCAGCAACAGGTCAGGCAAGCGATACAAATCCTCGGCTAGCTCGCCTTTCAGAGCCCCGACCTCGATGATGGCTGCCTGCATGCTCTGCACCACGGCATCCACCGCATCGTCGAGCCAATGACTCTGCCAGCCGGCATCCAGTCCATAGGGCGATGACCAACCCAGCAGGCGCTCGCGCCCCTCTTCGGGCAGTGCGGCGACCAGCTCCTGGAAGCCTGGCATATCCTCGAAACCCGTGATAACGACATATACCGGCAGTCCCAGGCCAAGGCGTTGGAGCAGCTCAGCAAAGCGACGGCGCAGAACGATCACGTCGGTGACACTCTGTGCACCGTCCTGCAACTGACCAAGAGGGATGTTCCAGATCACGCCATCCAGTGGGCGCTGCCCCCGTAACCTCAGCAACATGCCGAGTAGGCGACGCCAGACGAAGGTGGAAGCGTTACTGCCATCGTGGGGTAGGAATACGCCCTGAGGCACGACCAGCACGGCACCGTCCTGGTCGGCCCACCAGCGGCCGAACCAAGCCGGACGTCCAACGGGCGTGAGCTGCCAATCAAGACAAAGCTGGCTGCCTTCGCGCGGGTCGCCGAGCAGCATCAGCCAGGGAACCTGATAGCGCGACTCGAAGCCCTGCTCATGCTCCATCTTGCGCACCGCGGCGTAGAAACTGCGGATGGCCATACCGGATTGAGTGCGCAACCACCAGACCAGTACAACCAATGCCAGTAACAGCAGGAGAACGCCTATCACGCTGAGTACGATCGCCAGAGTACTCATTCAGCCAGGCTCCCGCTTTCTTCAAGGCTGACCAGATGCAGTAACGGCGTCAGCTCCGACTGGATGTCACTCCACATCCAGTGCCCAGCCACACTCAGAACCACCAACAAACCGCAGATCGCCAGCCCAAGACGCATGCCATCCGGCAGTACTCTTCGCATGGGGAGGCGTAACGCCGCAGAACGGCTCGGCCGCGCCAGGCTGTTCATCGCCCCGTTCATCGCCGGTTCACGTTGCCAGGCAAAGGTGAAAAGTGCATGCCGCCAACGCGCATGCAGCGCGCGCCCCCGAGCACTGCGCAGGCCACCGTAGAAACCAAGGATCAGGCATTGGAGATAGACATTGGCCAGATCGCGTGACGCCGGTGCACGCTCCTTGAGCAGCTTGTGAATGGCACGGGGCAAGCGCTCACCCGCATTGCGCGAACCATACAGGCGCGTTTCCAGCGGTCGTGGCTGCCAGGCCGCCCGGCCCGGCCAATCATCGAACAGAAGACGTTCGTCAACCAGGGCTACGAACGCATAGACCATCGCCTTGACCTGACTGGAAGAGGACGCACCGACACTAGCGAATGCACTGCGCCAAAGGCGACGAACCACAAGAGTCGTGGCCTCCGCCATGCGCTCGATCTGTTCATTACCAGGATTGCTGAGTCCCCCCACGCCATCCCAGACCCCTCGCCATTCGATCCAGGCCTCGCGAAACGCCAGGCTCAGCGGTGCCTCTCCGAACTCGGGGGGGTAAAGAGAAACGCTCCTTTCCAACATCTATGCATCCTTGGCTTGGGAAAGCTGATTTCAGTGGCTATCGGTCGTGAATAAAAGAACCTGCCAAGGGCTTGCAATCGCTCTCTGCGAGGTGACAGCCAAGTACAGTGGCTGTTCGGGATCGAACCAGTCACCGGAGGCCTGGATCAGAAAGAGGTGCGTTTCCTCACCCACACCGTACGCAGCTCGTTCGTTGCGGTTCATGGGCTGGTGAAGCAAACCGCTCATACGCTGCTGTACGAGTGTTGCTACGTGTTGCCGCGAGGCAATCACCACCTGCCCTAACCACGCCTGCGCGGCTTCCTGTCCGGTACCTGCGGGCATACGCAGCCCCACGACAAGGCGCTGGCGGCCTGTCTGGGTATCTGGCAAATCAATGGAAAAGCCCTGCTCGGACTGCTCGAACACCAGGCAACGGTATCCGACGCGGATGCTGTCCAGCTTCCGATGAAGCCACTCGATCACTTCATCGAAGCCGCGCTTGAGCTCTAGGAAGTCAAGAGGAGCGAATGCAGGGACGCCGCTTAACGCATCCAATGCACTCCAGGCACCTGCCAATCCAGCCAGTAAGCCATGCAGGTTCGCCGGAGTAGCCACTCGGCTGTTCAAGGCGACTTCAACTTCGGGAAGGCGCGCCCAAAGCGCTGTCAGTTGTCGCCTGAGTTCCTGTGCGTCGTCATGATTTCCCGCCTGCTCGGCCTGACGTAACCGTCCTGCGAGGAACAAGCATTTTTCCCGCCCCCTTGCGCACAGCGCAGAGACCATCTGCCCCAAATCCGACTCCGGCAGTATCAGCCCCATCGGCGGCACGTAGGGTTGCCTGACGAACCCGCCCCCCTCCTTGGATATCCGCAACAAGGGTAGGCAGATCGAATCAGCCCTATCGCTATCGGTAACCAGCCGTAGATTGGGACGCCAAACGAGAATCGGCTCCGGGTGCTCACCGCTGGCCAGATCAGGAATCGCCTCGGCAAGCTGTGACTGCAATCGCCCGTTAAGCGGCAGTACCTGACCGCTGCGGCCAAGGGGATTGACCGCCAGGAAGACCGTTACACAAGCGTTGGCTGATGCCGCCACGGGAGGCCCGACGTCGAGTTCCACAACCTTGCCGCTACCTGGTTGCACGCTGACGGGCAAACCGTCCGGCAGAATCGCCTCCAGGGATTGGATACGTACCAGGCCGGTACTGAGCGCGACAGGATCAACTTCCAACTCGGTCAATCCCCAGAACCACGGATTGCTGGCTCTGGCGCAGAGCGCAGCGATAACCTCCGCGCGTATGCCCTGCAATTGGAAATGCT
Protein-coding regions in this window:
- a CDS encoding DotU family type IV/VI secretion system protein: MLERSVSLYPPEFGEAPLSLAFREAWIEWRGVWDGVGGLSNPGNEQIERMAEATTLVVRRLWRSAFASVGASSSSQVKAMVYAFVALVDERLLFDDWPGRAAWQPRPLETRLYGSRNAGERLPRAIHKLLKERAPASRDLANVYLQCLILGFYGGLRSARGRALHARWRHALFTFAWQREPAMNGAMNSLARPSRSAALRLPMRRVLPDGMRLGLAICGLLVVLSVAGHWMWSDIQSELTPLLHLVSLEESGSLAE
- a CDS encoding type VI secretion protein IcmF/TssM N-terminal domain-containing protein — encoded protein: MSTLAIVLSVIGVLLLLLALVVLVWWLRTQSGMAIRSFYAAVRKMEHEQGFESRYQVPWLMLLGDPREGSQLCLDWQLTPVGRPAWFGRWWADQDGAVLVVPQGVFLPHDGSNASTFVWRRLLGMLLRLRGQRPLDGVIWNIPLGQLQDGAQSVTDVIVLRRRFAELLQRLGLGLPVYVVITGFEDMPGFQELVAALPEEGRERLLGWSSPYGLDAGWQSHWLDDAVDAVVQSMQAAIIEVGALKGELAEDLYRLPDLLLALKGNLRTLLEPVFQGSTHGEAPRIRGLYLGASQARTESNPAQLYPDELPARQGVFTQMLWRQRFLSEQGLAQALPRVLRLRQRWQKTVGGVAVVLGLCWLVGMLWVWQGRQQDARELSRLLQATHAGHVSLRAPERRQEQARLNVQAFWTLLQQSPRWHFSSLVYPSSWGSSLDTQMDQLLRSMARREALVPLQQLQDYQLRTLLTIRNEQRRPDVESAQPDQWPTYVKARTLAEGVVSLERHNRLLNDALIGQEGVIEPLSQLSNDALGLSLDPSSLPKRAFYDQALRNLAAPALRPVDLEPNRKQLSGQFQALMKFWLAQYFLAGNFVTPAGYLKRHLNDLEYGRDTSLNKLEEINGLIAHLEDLIVLTNSAWSHGSSEELVPGFRDLMNDVKQSRLLGPNIEASVTLEAEQLRRSFHSQWIEGAASRDNLLQRQAGGTLVLQEHISKLSRSIGDLLKRDFAVSAMRRPDGAIDSRALGNVTEQQMTQALVYQQSYQSFVTQELAQIAPDYRAGMLKAAEQAAALAMWSELTASPAGYNYGSAQSRFNVSVEQAMQVIQALKALGRADLASTLQSQLTLRAMVDVDAVLTDIDTLPLFIKRYPISEWDGKPNLGLRLFRATDVQDLKSSLARQFVEISASTDKVRPELTWLRMQADLPLPLQEKVSRLGSISDEMQKYKAQNPSSSPALFEQLVSRDLVEIDLGNCQQVLSTASLPQNDGDLARYTRSITEQVRQRCNQLQMQDAAKAWNALVDYFNQYLAGRFPFSYSLESGDADPARVKHLLELIDTHLDAAEKGLVLAPPGSRLAAEDFLSRMKQARTWLGPMFIRDPSGTIGVELEVRWRTDREEERGADQVIAWTLNGAGQQIAHPGEAGQRLRWNVGDPLQLVLRWARDSSQRPSIDPLQPSMAVNGLEAGWEYRGPWALLRMMRSHVVPQRLPNMDYTDFPLTLQVPVRGALDASPQAQMFIGLSLLSQGSKLPLSIQPLPVVAPGSPFTNFQLQALQSAEITP
- the tssA gene encoding type VI secretion system protein TssA, with product MTSVSIGQYLEPIPGDAICGPSLRYEGAWDRLRELRREDDASLPTGVWQSDLKRGDWAALEQLAGDLLRERSKDLMIAVWLGEAWIRRHGLAGVRSAMELLVGLCERFPDDLHPQPEDDDRSWRVFPLEWMIRQYRSTLLTQIPLFGIDAEEFAHVTLHEWLQLQQRQVQASDSKQDKIAAESARLEYRKLHEKLRQIPVSHYVAADADLRAALAALERLDNWSEGWLADLAPSFGPLRQTLTSLRVQLEEFVPMSEQIPSSEPESDAVMDEPTAEPSSTALPAVGAPSSREQAYRQLAQIADYLARTEPHSPVPYVIRRAVEWGNQPLGELLDELISADAESRRLWKLLGVLK
- a CDS encoding sensor histidine kinase, which translates into the protein MIQFLRYLLLMCLICSWPAQASTLMLKAQATNTNGYLERLTDPTGALDAANALASSDWIELPGPLNAGFTYDVIWLKLQIQAEQAAPTAWMLSLSNALLDEVTLYDLSQDGTIRERHSGETLDRTLWPVNYRTASFPISLENGEPHTLLLRLKTKNAMSVSARLMPESQFHQQARNEYLGLGLYFGIYLALIVFHSVFWRMTNAPESGWYLIYVSCCFLIESFSTGLIQQATGLPVAWSDRMLGCIMAASLPIGFIFAQRQLQISEFAGLRRILTGICLVVSALAATTILFGHYQIGAPLTQVFSLLNIALLISTALWLLLKGQKSARVFLLVFGIYYAGVIISFMRNLGVIPTTFMTDNAVAIGTLLHMALMSMRIIHHYRTLEEDKRRAQLDFKLLLQEHNSNLEQQIVERTQELREEISRRTLLEGELRETLQQEKRTREEQRDFVAMVSHEFRTPLAIISTSAQQISRNLSAAPERNEKRCKNIREASSRLLTLVDHYLSHDRMEGTTAIQCDTDHALQPLMERSSADLPTGRIVIRNLSAQDAIRCDDSLIKIALRNLLANADRHAPAGSAIELRLSDRPGFLDIQISNEGPAIPEDQSRLLFQKYFRGSQAQHSPGAGLGLHLAKRIIELHGGDICLESRGEETPICFRLSLPLGTAAAPAV
- the tssK gene encoding type VI secretion system baseplate subunit TssK; the protein is MKVLPDAVCWHEGMQLLPQHFQLQGIRAEVIAALCARASNPWFWGLTELEVDPVALSTGLVRIQSLEAILPDGLPVSVQPGSGKVVELDVGPPVAASANACVTVFLAVNPLGRSGQVLPLNGRLQSQLAEAIPDLASGEHPEPILVWRPNLRLVTDSDRADSICLPLLRISKEGGGFVRQPYVPPMGLILPESDLGQMVSALCARGREKCLFLAGRLRQAEQAGNHDDAQELRRQLTALWARLPEVEVALNSRVATPANLHGLLAGLAGAWSALDALSGVPAFAPLDFLELKRGFDEVIEWLHRKLDSIRVGYRCLVFEQSEQGFSIDLPDTQTGRQRLVVGLRMPAGTGQEAAQAWLGQVVIASRQHVATLVQQRMSGLLHQPMNRNERAAYGVGEETHLFLIQASGDWFDPEQPLYLAVTSQRAIASPWQVLLFTTDSH